In Crateriforma spongiae, the following proteins share a genomic window:
- a CDS encoding glycogen/starch/alpha-glucan phosphorylase, which translates to MSTPVLDSNPSEELLADFPLELRRHLNITLGCESEPVDPSYVYRATALAVRDRLVDSWRRTQAKMHHSDQRKVFYLSLEFLIGRSLCNAIQNLDVDEEAHAAIHQYGLRLEEVAEQEYDAGLGNGGLGRLAACFLDSCANLKLPVVGYGIRYEYGMFNQRISDGRQIEEPDHWLRDGNPWEIERHEDARQIHFYGRVEHYHDANGKSRTRWADCHDITAVPFDMPIPGYRNDTVNTLRLWKATASDAFNLTEFNAGSYTEAVAEKNLAENISMVLYPNDASENGKELRLKQQYFLVSASLQDVIAQWVEEHGEDFSEFGAKHCFQLNDTHPACAVPELMRLLIDEHGLEWDQAWKITTECMAYTNHTLLPEALERWSVSLFSHLLPRLMEIVYEINARFLAEVEKKWPGDTEMRRKMSLIEEGDHPHIRMAYLAIVGSFSVNGVAGLHTQLLKNGLFHDFYTLWPKKFNNKTNGVTQRRWLAHCNPGLRQLLDETIGSGWENDLSLIKNLHPYASDASFRERWREIKKANKERLAEAVMQRTGIAFDTSAMFDVQVKRIHEYKRQLLNTLHVIHLYDRIMRGETEGMVPRCVLIGGKAAPGYHLAKLIVKLINDVSNTIKGDRRADELLKFVFYPNYRVSSMEIICPATELSEQISTAGKEASGTGNMKFMMNGALTIGTLDGANIEIRENAGEENFFLFGLDADGVQKTRLDYRPNEIIAADPDIQRIMQLLESGHFNRSEPGIFDVLSSGLRNPHDPWLTIADLRGYIDAQQKVSETYADPETWDRMSILNTAGSGWFSSDRTIQQYADEIWNVGPMA; encoded by the coding sequence ATGTCCACGCCTGTTCTTGATTCCAATCCTTCCGAAGAACTGCTGGCTGACTTTCCTCTTGAACTGCGTCGCCATCTGAACATCACGTTGGGCTGCGAATCCGAACCGGTGGACCCTTCCTACGTTTATCGCGCGACCGCTCTGGCCGTCCGTGATCGTTTGGTGGATTCGTGGCGTCGAACCCAAGCCAAGATGCACCACAGCGACCAACGCAAGGTGTTTTACCTGTCGCTGGAGTTTCTGATCGGACGATCGCTGTGCAACGCGATCCAGAATCTGGACGTCGACGAAGAAGCACATGCGGCGATTCACCAGTATGGATTGCGTCTGGAGGAAGTGGCCGAACAGGAATATGACGCCGGACTGGGCAACGGCGGTCTTGGCCGCCTGGCCGCTTGTTTCTTGGACAGTTGTGCCAACCTGAAACTGCCCGTGGTCGGATATGGCATCCGATACGAATACGGCATGTTCAACCAACGCATCAGCGATGGTCGTCAGATCGAAGAACCCGATCACTGGTTGCGGGACGGAAACCCGTGGGAGATCGAACGACACGAAGACGCGCGTCAGATCCATTTCTACGGTCGCGTGGAACACTATCACGATGCCAACGGCAAATCACGGACCCGTTGGGCCGACTGTCATGACATCACCGCGGTCCCGTTCGATATGCCGATCCCCGGCTATCGCAATGACACGGTCAACACGTTGCGATTGTGGAAAGCCACCGCGTCGGACGCGTTCAATCTGACCGAATTCAACGCCGGCAGTTATACCGAGGCGGTCGCTGAGAAAAATTTGGCCGAAAACATTTCCATGGTGTTGTACCCCAACGATGCCAGCGAAAACGGCAAAGAACTGCGTCTGAAACAACAGTACTTCTTGGTTTCGGCCAGCCTGCAGGACGTCATCGCCCAGTGGGTCGAAGAACACGGCGAAGATTTCTCGGAATTCGGCGCCAAACACTGCTTCCAGTTGAACGACACGCATCCCGCCTGTGCCGTTCCCGAACTGATGCGTCTGTTGATCGACGAACACGGTTTGGAATGGGACCAGGCTTGGAAGATCACCACCGAGTGCATGGCCTATACCAACCACACGCTGTTGCCCGAAGCGCTGGAACGTTGGTCGGTGTCATTGTTCAGCCACCTGTTGCCACGCTTGATGGAAATCGTTTACGAAATCAACGCCCGATTCTTGGCAGAGGTCGAAAAGAAGTGGCCCGGCGATACGGAAATGCGTCGCAAGATGTCATTGATCGAAGAAGGCGATCACCCCCATATCCGCATGGCGTATCTGGCCATTGTCGGCAGCTTCAGCGTCAATGGTGTTGCCGGATTGCACACCCAGTTGCTGAAGAACGGGCTGTTCCACGACTTTTACACGTTGTGGCCCAAGAAATTTAACAACAAAACCAATGGCGTGACCCAACGTCGATGGTTGGCCCACTGCAACCCGGGATTGCGTCAGCTTTTGGACGAAACGATCGGCAGCGGTTGGGAAAACGATCTCAGCCTGATCAAGAATTTGCATCCCTATGCCAGCGACGCTTCGTTCCGCGAACGTTGGCGTGAGATCAAGAAGGCGAACAAAGAACGTTTGGCTGAAGCCGTGATGCAACGCACCGGCATCGCCTTTGACACGTCCGCCATGTTCGATGTTCAAGTCAAGCGGATCCACGAATACAAGCGTCAGTTGCTGAATACGCTGCACGTGATCCACCTGTACGATCGCATCATGCGTGGTGAAACCGAAGGCATGGTGCCCCGCTGTGTCCTGATCGGTGGCAAAGCGGCACCCGGATATCACTTGGCCAAATTGATCGTCAAGCTGATCAATGACGTGTCCAATACGATCAAGGGCGATCGCCGGGCCGATGAACTGCTGAAATTCGTTTTCTATCCGAACTATCGTGTTTCATCGATGGAAATCATCTGCCCGGCGACGGAGTTGTCCGAGCAAATTTCCACCGCCGGTAAAGAAGCCAGCGGCACCGGAAACATGAAGTTCATGATGAACGGTGCGTTGACGATCGGAACGCTGGATGGTGCGAACATCGAGATCCGTGAAAACGCCGGCGAAGAGAACTTCTTCCTGTTCGGTTTGGATGCCGATGGCGTACAAAAGACTCGGTTGGATTATCGACCGAATGAAATCATCGCCGCCGACCCCGATATCCAGCGGATCATGCAGTTGCTGGAAAGCGGTCACTTCAACCGCAGCGAACCGGGCATCTTTGATGTCTTGTCATCGGGTCTGCGAAACCCCCACGACCCGTGGCTGACGATCGCCGATCTTCGCGGTTACATCGATGCCCAACAGAAGGTTTCCGAGACGTATGCGGATCCCGAAACTTGGGACCGCATGAGCATTCTGAACACCGCCGGCAGTGGATGGTTCAGCAGCGATCGGACGATCCAGCAATACGCTGACGAAATCTGGAACGTCGGGCCGATGGCTTAA
- a CDS encoding MBL fold metallo-hydrolase RNA specificity domain-containing protein — MATIRFCGAAGTVTGSCSLIQTAGSAFLVDCGLFQGNRTTQDLNYQPFPFDVNSVKFLLLTHAHIDHSGLIPKLIKAGFDGPIFATEPTCDLLQFMLPDSAYIQESNVDRLNRKRRRMGLDLLEPIYTKEDASKALALCRTVQYEQWINVADGIEARYWNAGHLLGSASIEVRIDGTEAGDSDRPLRMLFSGDLGPEEKAFHPEPDAPQSFDYIVCESTYGNRDREDYTLENRREAMKQELTTALNRGGNVVIPSFAVERSQELLHDIGYLLATNQIPDAKVYLDSPLARRATEVFIKHAGDLEDIELPAAELFRHPNFRLVQSVEESKSLNKVTKGAIIISASGMCTAGRIKHHLANNIFRKEATILFVGYQSPGTLGHIITSGAKDVRIHGKQYHVAAAIRRIGNYSAHADQGELIDWILQRGDVSQAIFLNHGEDDARETLRQLLIEKGWDADSVYAPGFDEVFELVAGKVKSQGVAEHRIDTAELRRDWYNDYAAFILELGRRLETTDDVATRHAMIDRVRRALD; from the coding sequence ATGGCGACCATCCGATTTTGTGGTGCAGCCGGGACCGTGACCGGTTCCTGTTCACTGATCCAGACCGCCGGCAGCGCCTTTCTGGTCGACTGTGGTTTATTCCAGGGAAACCGGACGACCCAGGATCTGAATTATCAGCCGTTTCCGTTTGATGTGAATTCGGTGAAGTTCCTGCTGCTGACCCATGCCCATATCGACCACAGCGGTTTGATTCCCAAACTGATCAAAGCGGGCTTTGACGGTCCTATTTTTGCAACGGAGCCAACCTGTGACCTGTTGCAGTTCATGTTGCCCGATTCGGCGTACATCCAGGAATCCAATGTCGATCGTTTGAATCGGAAACGTCGGCGCATGGGCCTGGACTTGCTCGAACCGATCTACACCAAAGAAGATGCCTCCAAAGCCTTGGCGTTATGCCGAACGGTCCAATACGAACAATGGATCAACGTGGCCGATGGTATCGAAGCCCGGTACTGGAACGCCGGTCATTTGTTGGGGTCGGCGTCGATCGAAGTACGCATCGACGGCACAGAAGCCGGGGATTCGGACCGCCCGTTGCGAATGCTGTTTTCCGGCGATTTGGGGCCTGAGGAAAAGGCGTTTCATCCGGAACCCGATGCCCCGCAAAGCTTTGATTACATCGTTTGCGAAAGCACCTATGGCAATCGCGATCGAGAAGATTACACCCTGGAAAATCGCCGCGAAGCGATGAAACAGGAACTGACCACCGCGCTGAACCGGGGCGGAAATGTCGTGATCCCGTCGTTTGCGGTTGAACGCAGCCAAGAACTACTTCACGACATCGGCTATTTGCTGGCAACCAATCAAATTCCCGATGCCAAGGTGTATTTGGATTCGCCCTTGGCACGCCGTGCGACGGAGGTCTTCATCAAACATGCTGGTGATTTAGAAGACATCGAATTGCCCGCCGCGGAACTGTTCCGCCATCCCAATTTTCGCTTGGTCCAAAGTGTGGAGGAAAGCAAGTCGCTGAACAAAGTGACCAAGGGCGCGATCATCATATCGGCCAGTGGCATGTGCACCGCGGGGCGGATCAAGCACCATTTGGCCAACAATATTTTTCGCAAAGAAGCCACGATTCTATTTGTCGGATATCAGTCACCCGGCACATTGGGGCACATCATCACCAGCGGTGCCAAGGATGTTCGCATCCACGGAAAGCAGTACCACGTCGCCGCTGCGATCCGGCGGATCGGCAACTACAGCGCCCATGCGGATCAAGGCGAACTGATCGATTGGATTCTGCAGCGGGGCGATGTGTCCCAGGCGATTTTCTTGAATCACGGGGAAGACGACGCCCGTGAAACACTTCGCCAGTTGTTGATCGAAAAAGGCTGGGATGCCGACAGCGTGTATGCCCCCGGTTTCGACGAAGTGTTCGAACTGGTCGCCGGAAAGGTCAAATCGCAGGGCGTTGCCGAGCACCGAATTGATACCGCGGAATTGCGTCGTGACTGGTACAACGACTATGCCGCCTTCATTTTGGAATTGGGGCGACGGCTGGAAACAACCGACGACGTGGCGACGCGGCATGCGATGATCGATCGTGTGCGTCGTGCCCTGGATTAG